From the genome of Sporomusa sphaeroides DSM 2875:
ACGGTGTAATGGCGGATTCCGCCGCTAAAGGATGGTTGACAGGCAACACAAAGGCTAAAGGCAGCCGGTAAACCAGTTGTGAGCAAAACTGGCGATATTCTAATTGCTGCCCCAGTTTAGTGATAAAGCCGAAATCCAATTCATTGCGCATCAATAATTCTTCGATCGTTTTTAAGGGATATATTTGAATATCCAATTTAATTTGCGGATAGAGTGTATAGAATTTTTTTAAAACATCAGGCATAAATGGCAGTTGACTGGTAAAACAGCCAATTTTGAGGATTCCACGCATGCCGAGCTGTACCTGACGGGTATTATTCAAAATCTCATTCGCTTTTTGAATTAGGCTGTCACCTTCTTTAAGTAAATATTTGCCGGCTGCTGTCAATTCCAACGAGCGATAATGACGAATAAACAGTTTTACCCCGATCGTTTGCTCCAGTTCGGAAATCTGCTTGCTTAAGGACGATTGGGAAATATAAAGCCGTTTTGCCGCTTCGGTGATGCTTAGACTTTTAGCTGCAGTGACAAATGCGGTTAAATGCCTAATATCCATATCACTATCTCCAATGCAATGTATATTTACTACAATCATATAACACTGGCATAACATTGGCAAATAAGTTACTGATTCGAAATTGGAATATAGTTATTGAATTTTAAG
Proteins encoded in this window:
- a CDS encoding LysR family transcriptional regulator, which gives rise to MDIRHLTAFVTAAKSLSITEAAKRLYISQSSLSKQISELEQTIGVKLFIRHYRSLELTAAGKYLLKEGDSLIQKANEILNNTRQVQLGMRGILKIGCFTSQLPFMPDVLKKFYTLYPQIKLDIQIYPLKTIEELLMRNELDFGFITKLGQQLEYRQFCSQLVYRLPLAFVLPVNHPLAAESAITPSVLAKESFMVLSQEEPQDGVNWLIQLCQRHGFTPQIAFKSNHFESILWQVGAGMGVSFTAKHPKISIPETVSVVDILDEDAFRNTLVIWKNTNSNPAIPLFLKVLTSIACIS